The Arachis ipaensis cultivar K30076 chromosome B07, Araip1.1, whole genome shotgun sequence genome includes a window with the following:
- the LOC107609432 gene encoding NADH dehydrogenase [ubiquinone] 1 beta subcomplex subunit 7 translates to MEVPGSSKKMIATQEEMVEAKVPLAYRDQCAHLLIPLNKCRQAELYLPWKCENERHSYEKCQYELLMERMLQMQKIKERASLNHSQSKGAAFPVIPKTANA, encoded by the coding sequence ATGGAGGTTCCCGGTTCATCAAAGAAGATGATAGCGACGCAGGAGGAGATGGTGGAAGCGAAGGTTCCCCTTGCATACAGGGACCAGTGCGCACACCTCCTCATCCCTCTCAACAAGTGCCGCCAGGCCGAGCTCTACCTTCCATGGAAGTGCGAGAACGAGCGTCACTCCTACGAGAAGTGCCAGTACGAGCTCCTCATGGAGCGCATGCTTCAGATGCAGAAGATCAAGGAACGAGCCTCCCTTAATCACTCCCAATCCAAGGGCGCCGCCTTTCCCGTCATCCCTAAAACCGCCAATGCCTGA
- the LOC107608011 gene encoding VQ motif-containing protein 22 → MTMSDANEWLQFYHQQNIPPPPNNSLLPSSVSDATAVATTSPQLGVNPEARVSKPIRRRSRASRRTPTTLLNTDTTNFRAMVQQFTGAPFPATPSTASGFPNMGLAFGSRSVHVNPNGLMLAPSASSLQQQQYMHMYGGNNSIMSSQVGERAPPNVSGEMMGQGEGGRFFPATSSS, encoded by the coding sequence ATGACCATGAGTGACGCCAATGAGTGGCTCCAATTCTACCACCAACAAAACATCCCACCGCCACCTAATAATTCTCTCCTTCCATCTTCTGTTTCCGACGCAACAGCCGTCGCAACCACCTCCCCCCAACTTGGGGTCAACCCGGAGGCCCGAGTGTCCAAGCCCATCCGCCGACGCTCCCGGGCTTCCAGGCGAACCCCCACCACCTTGCTCAACACAGACACCACCAACTTCCGGGCCATGGTGCAACAGTTCACGGGCGCACCTTTTCCGGCAACTCCGTCAACAGCATCGGGTTTCCCGAACATGGGTTTGGCGTTTGGGTCCCGGTCGGTTCATGTGAACCCAAATGGGCTCATGTTAGCCCCTTCTGCCTCCAGCTTGCAGCAGCAGCAGTACATGCATATGTATGGTGGTAATAACAGCATCATGAGCAGCCAAGTTGGAGAGAGAGCTCCTCCGAATGTTAGTGGAGAGATGATGGGTCAGGGTGAGGGAGGGCGTTTCTTCccagctacttcttcttcttaa
- the LOC107609998 gene encoding zinc transporter 5-like isoform X1 has protein sequence MNLSLSHSISLSIYIDIETVHSSSTSIWSSWRVLTYTTHQNPLLSIKLIFNSFYLLLNHRKMNKGFGKNWLTVGVLLFLWSILVIPSSVVGECTCEEEEENEGGEEAAVALKYKITALGTILVAGAIGVTIPTLGKIKRFSALSPERDFFFLVKAFSGGVILSTAFIHVLPDAFEKLTSPCLKEHPWADFPFTGFVAMLSAIATLMVDSLATAYFGHTGNGNISQDKIEEGVDHVHLHTHGTHGHSHGSTSSSDSTQLLRHRIISQVLELGIVVHSVIIGISLGASESPKTIKPLIAALTFHQFFEGMGLGGCISQAKFNRRAVVTMAVFFTLTTPVGIAIGIGISNAYKENSPRALIVEGVMNATSSGILIYMSLVDLLAADFINSRVQQSGRLQFGAYTSLLLGAACMSILAKWA, from the exons ATGAACCTCTCTCTTTCTCACTCTatttctctctctatatatatagatatagaaaCCGTACACAGTTCATCAACATCTATCTGGTCGAGCTGGAGAGTACTAACATACACCACGCATCAGAATCCTCTCCTGTCCATTAAGTTGATCTTCAATTCGTTCTATCTGTTGTTGAATCATCGAAAGATGAACAAAGGTTTTGGAAAGAATTGGTTGACAGTAGGTGTATTATTATTTCTGTGGTCAATTCTGGTGATTCCAAGCTCAGTTGTGGGGGAGTGCACATgcgaagaggaagaggagaatgAAGGTGGTGAAGAAGCAGCAGTGGCTCTGAAATACAAAATAACAGCTTTGGGTACGATTCTGGTGGCAGGTGCAATCGGTGTAACCATTCCAACGCTGGGGAAGATCAAAAGGTTCTCTGCCTTGAGTCCAGAGAGGGATTTCTTCTTCTTGGTAAAGGCGTTCTCAGGAGGGGTAATATTGTCCACTGCTTTTATACACGTCTTGCCCGATGCTTTTGAGAAGCTAACATCTCCCTGCCTCAAGGAACATCCGTGGGCAGATTTTCCTTTCACGGGATTCGTGGCCATGTTATCTGCAATTGCTACGCTCATGGTTGATTCTCTTGCTACTGCGTATTTTGGTCACACTGGCAATGGCAACATCTCCCAAGACAAGATAGAGGAGGGAGTAGATCACGTGCATCTTCATACACATGGAACTCATGGTCATTCTCATGGTTCCACTTCTTCGTCAGACTCCACACAACTCCTTCGTCATCGTATTATTTCTCAG GTGTTAGAGCTAGGAATTGTGGTTCATTCTGTGATAATTGGGATCTCGTTGGGAGCAAGTGAGAGTCCAAAGACCATAAAGCCTCTAATTGCTGCCTTAACTTTCCATCAATTCTTTGAAGGCATGGGCCTTGGTGGCTGCATCTCGCAG GCAAAATTCAATAGAAGAGCAGTTGTAACAATGGCAGTGTTCTTTACATTGACAACACCAGTTGGAATAGCGATTGGGATAGGGATTAGCAACGCATACAAGGAGAACAGCCCAAGAGCACTGATTGTGGAAGGGGTCATGAACGCGACATCTTCCGGGATATTAATTTACATGTCTCTCGTGGACCTGCTCGCAGCAGATTTCATCAACTCAAGAGTCCAACAAAGTGGCCGGCTTCAGTTTGGAGCTTATACTTCTCTTCTACTTGGAGCTGCTTGCATGTCTATTCTAGCTAAATGGGCTTAA
- the LOC107609998 gene encoding zinc transporter 5-like isoform X2, which translates to MNKGFGKNWLTVGVLLFLWSILVIPSSVVGECTCEEEEENEGGEEAAVALKYKITALGTILVAGAIGVTIPTLGKIKRFSALSPERDFFFLVKAFSGGVILSTAFIHVLPDAFEKLTSPCLKEHPWADFPFTGFVAMLSAIATLMVDSLATAYFGHTGNGNISQDKIEEGVDHVHLHTHGTHGHSHGSTSSSDSTQLLRHRIISQVLELGIVVHSVIIGISLGASESPKTIKPLIAALTFHQFFEGMGLGGCISQAKFNRRAVVTMAVFFTLTTPVGIAIGIGISNAYKENSPRALIVEGVMNATSSGILIYMSLVDLLAADFINSRVQQSGRLQFGAYTSLLLGAACMSILAKWA; encoded by the exons ATGAACAAAGGTTTTGGAAAGAATTGGTTGACAGTAGGTGTATTATTATTTCTGTGGTCAATTCTGGTGATTCCAAGCTCAGTTGTGGGGGAGTGCACATgcgaagaggaagaggagaatgAAGGTGGTGAAGAAGCAGCAGTGGCTCTGAAATACAAAATAACAGCTTTGGGTACGATTCTGGTGGCAGGTGCAATCGGTGTAACCATTCCAACGCTGGGGAAGATCAAAAGGTTCTCTGCCTTGAGTCCAGAGAGGGATTTCTTCTTCTTGGTAAAGGCGTTCTCAGGAGGGGTAATATTGTCCACTGCTTTTATACACGTCTTGCCCGATGCTTTTGAGAAGCTAACATCTCCCTGCCTCAAGGAACATCCGTGGGCAGATTTTCCTTTCACGGGATTCGTGGCCATGTTATCTGCAATTGCTACGCTCATGGTTGATTCTCTTGCTACTGCGTATTTTGGTCACACTGGCAATGGCAACATCTCCCAAGACAAGATAGAGGAGGGAGTAGATCACGTGCATCTTCATACACATGGAACTCATGGTCATTCTCATGGTTCCACTTCTTCGTCAGACTCCACACAACTCCTTCGTCATCGTATTATTTCTCAG GTGTTAGAGCTAGGAATTGTGGTTCATTCTGTGATAATTGGGATCTCGTTGGGAGCAAGTGAGAGTCCAAAGACCATAAAGCCTCTAATTGCTGCCTTAACTTTCCATCAATTCTTTGAAGGCATGGGCCTTGGTGGCTGCATCTCGCAG GCAAAATTCAATAGAAGAGCAGTTGTAACAATGGCAGTGTTCTTTACATTGACAACACCAGTTGGAATAGCGATTGGGATAGGGATTAGCAACGCATACAAGGAGAACAGCCCAAGAGCACTGATTGTGGAAGGGGTCATGAACGCGACATCTTCCGGGATATTAATTTACATGTCTCTCGTGGACCTGCTCGCAGCAGATTTCATCAACTCAAGAGTCCAACAAAGTGGCCGGCTTCAGTTTGGAGCTTATACTTCTCTTCTACTTGGAGCTGCTTGCATGTCTATTCTAGCTAAATGGGCTTAA
- the LOC107609252 gene encoding anthocyanidin 3-O-glucosyltransferase 2 (The sequence of the model RefSeq protein was modified relative to this genomic sequence to represent the inferred CDS: added 86 bases not found in genome assembly) has protein sequence MMSNKKAAQVVLVPSPGISHLLSSLQFAKLLVNHDHRLTVNIMLINSHIDSKTTSTATNSLHSESHRINVINLPDYTPKPPSSDSDRATSMAPLIDFMKPHVREAVTNLTSSPSAPPLAAFVLDMFFTSMIEIAKDFRVPALVFFTSGATFFGMTLHMHTLRVRDNLVAYEWEDSDSELTIPTFANPFPWRNMPTFLTRKQWDPIFMSYASGLKEADGFIINTFEELESYAIHSFHDAAFPVYPVGPILNLSGDDEPASETIIKWLDDQPPSSVVFLCFGSRGWFHQEQVREIARALEDSGARFLWSLRKPPPEDSFMGVPSDYSLPELTELLPHGFLDRTAEVGRVIGWAPQAQILAHKATGGFVSHCGWNSTLESIYYGVPIAAWPLYAEQQSNAFQLVRELKLGVEISLEFKHELMFGTTRVLSAEKIEKGIRNLLTDAEVRKRMKEMSEKCRSTMKEGGCSYSHLGRLIDYLMDNQVNV, from the exons ATGATGAGCAACAAGAAAGCAGCACAAGTGGTGTTGGTGCCTTCTCCAGGCATCAGTCATCTGCTCTCCTCCCTCCAGTTCGCCAAGCTTCTGGTGAACCACGACCACCGTCTCACCGTCAATATCATGCTCATCAACTCCCATATTGACTCCAAAACCACATCTACAGCAACAAACTCCCTCCACTCTGAGTCCCACCGCATAAACGTCATTAACCTGCCCGACTACACTCCCAAACCGCCCTCATCAGACTCCGATAGAGCCACCTCCATGGCCCCTCTCATCGACTTCATGAAGCCCCACGTCAGAGAAGCCGTCACCAACCTCACTAGCTCCCCCTCCGCCCCGCCACTGGCCGCCTTCGTCCTCGACATGTTCTTCACCTCAATGATTGAGATTGCCAAGGACTTCCGTGTCCCTGCCCTCGTGTTCTTTACCTCTGGAGCAACCTTCTTTGGCATGACCCTTCACATGCACACGCTCCGTGTCCGGGACAATCTGGTAGCCTACGAGTGGGAGGACTCCGACTCGGAGTTGACCATCCCCACTTTCGCAAACCCATTCCCGTGGAGAAATATGCCCACTTTCCTCACGCGAAAGCAATGGGACCCGATTTTCATGTCGTATGCCAGCGGCCTCAAGGAAGCTGATGGTTTTATCATAAACACCTTTGAGGAGCTCGA CTGCTTCGGAGACCATTATCAAGTGGCTCGACGACCAACCTCCTTCCTCCGTAGTGTTTCTCTGCTTCGGGAGCAGAGGTTGGTTCCATCAGGAGCAGGTCAGGGAGATCGCGCGGGCTCTCGAGGACAGTGGGGCCCGCTTCCTTTGGTCCCTGCGCAAACCCCCACCTGAGGACTCTTTCATGGGCGTGCCATCTGATTACTCTCTCCCTGAGCTCACAGAGCTTCTGCCTCATGGGTTCCTGGATCGGACGGCAGAAGTTGGAAGAGTCATCGGATGGGCCCCTCAGGCCCAAATTCTGGCCCACAAAGCCACGGGTGGGTTTGTTTCGCATTGCGGCTGGAATTCTACGCTGGAGAGCATATATTATGGTGTGCCCATTGCGGCATGGCCGCTCTATGCGGAACAGCAATCCAATGCATTTCAGTTGGTGCGTGAGCTGAAGCTGGGTGTGGAAATTTCGTTGGAATTCAAGCATGAGTTGATGTTTGGAACTACCCGGGTGTTAAGTGCGGAGAAGATCGAGAAAGGAATAAGGAATCTGTTAACGGATGCGGAGGTGAGGAAGAGAATGAAGGAGATGAGTGAAAAGTGTAGGAGTACCATGAAAGAGGGTGGATGTTCATACTCTCATTTGGGGCGTTTGATTGATTATTTAATGGATAATCAAGTTAATGTATGA
- the LOC107609105 gene encoding ATPase WRNIP1, with product MENEMQQLLSMGFPNELAAQALAATGGRSTVKATEWILTHKSNSSSSPPPAPTQPKIERFFHSHSKQEGQAIDVEQQQHDEASPLSKRQRTLPSSNPNPNPNPNPNPQSSFFFNPLRSSKKNAHEPLYERLRPRTLDDVLGQDHLLSPTSLLRSAIHRNRLPSILLWGPPGTGKTTIARAIVNSFPHHQCPCYRFVSLSAVTSGVKDVRDAVDEARKLRVKSNQRTVLFVDEVHRFNKSQQDSFLPVIEDGSIVFVGATTENPSFHLITPLLSRCRVLTLNPLKPHHVALLLRRAVNDSDKGLTHSAGCQVDVSQDVLDFIGNNCDGDARVALNALEIAAVTAAARLQQPANQSTEEQHKAAAVAVTLDDAKEALQCKHLAYDKAGEEHYNLISALHKSMRGSDANAGIYWLARMLEGGEEPLYIARRLIRFASEDVGLADPSALNQAVSCYQACHFLGMPECNVILAQCVAYLALAPKSVSVYRAIGAAQKVVRESIGQNEGVPLHLRNAPTKLMKDIGYGKGYIYPPDNPSATQSYLPPSLAGYKFLDWPTRTASHDEANPSTSGSGSI from the coding sequence ATGGAGAACGAGATGCAACAGCTGCTTAGCATGGGCTTCCCCAACGAGCTAGCCGCCCAAGCCTTGGCTGCCACCGGCGGCAGATCCACCGTCAAAGCCACCGAATGGATCCTAACTCACAAATCGAACTCTTCATCTTCCCCACCGCCGGCGCCCACGCAACCCAAGATCGAACGGTTTTTCCACTCGCACTCGAAGCAAGAAGGGCAAGCAATTGATGTTGAGCAACAGCAACACGACGAGGCATCCCCACTCTCAAAACGCCAAAGAACACTACCCTCCTCAAATCCCAATCccaatcctaatcctaatcctaatcctcaatcttccttcttcttcaacCCTCTTCGCTCTTCCAAGAAGAACGCCCACGAGCCTTTATACGAGCGCCTCCGCCCCAGAACCCTCGACGACGTCCTTGGTCAGGACCATCTCCTCTCCCCCACTTCCCTCCTTCGCTCCGCCATCCACCGGAACCGTCTCCCTTCCATCCTCCTCTGGGGTCCCCCCGGCACCGGCAAGACCACAATCGCCAGAGCCATCGTCAACTCCTTTCCCCATCACCAATGCCCTTGTTATCGCTTTGTCTCCTTATCCGCTGTCACCAGCGGCGTCAAAGATGTCCGGGACGCCGTGGACGAGGCCAGAAAGCTGAGAGTGAAGAGCAACCAGAGAACCGTTCTGTTCGTGGATGAGGTTCACAGATTTAACAAGTCCCAGCAGGACTCTTTCTTGCCCGTCATTGAAGATGGCAGCATTGTCTTCGTCGGAGCCACCACCGAGAACCCTTCGTTCCACTTGATCACCCCTCTCTTGTCTCGCTGCAGGGTCCTTACCCTTAACCCCCTCAAGCCCCACCATGTTGCCTTGCTTCTCAGAAGGGCTGTCAATGACTCCGACAAAGGGTTGACTCACAGCGCTGGTTGTCAGGTTGATGTGAGCCAGGATGTTCTGGATTTCATAGGAAACAACTGTGATGGGGATGCTCGTGTCGCCCTGAATGCTCTCGAGATAGCTGCTGTTACTGCTGCTGCAAGGCTCCAACAACCTGCTAACCAATCCACAGAGGAGCAACACAAGGCTGCTGCTGTTGCTGTTACACTCGATGACGCAAAGGAGGCACTTCAGTGCAAGCATCTTGCTTATGATAAAGCTGGGGAAGAGCACTATAATCTGATCAGCGCGCTCCACAAATCCATGAGGGGGAGTGATGCCAATGCAGGGATTTATTGGTTGGCAAGAATGTTGGAAGGAGGGGAAGAGCCTCTCTACATTGCACGCAGGCTCATAAGGTTTGCAAGTgaggatgttggtttggctgatcCCTCAGCTCTCAATCAGGCTGTTTCTTGCTATCAGGCCTGCCACTTCCTGGGAATGCCAGAATGCAATGTCATTCTTGCGCAGTGTGTCGCCTACTTGGCATTGGCTCCTAAATCTGTCTCTGTTTACAGAGCAATAGGTGCTGCTCAGAAGGTGGTGAGGGAATCTATTGGGCAGAATGAAGGGGTGCCCCTTCATCTCAGGAATGCTCCAACCAAACTAATGAAGGACATTGGATATGGCAAGGGATACATATACCCTCCAGACAACCCTTCAGCAACACAGAGCTATTTGCCACCCTCACTCGCAGGCTACAAGTTCCTTGATTGGCCTACCAGGACTGCTTCTCATGATGAAGCAAATCCATCCACATCTGGGTCTGGCAGTATATAG
- the LOC107609106 gene encoding oxygen-dependent coproporphyrinogen-III oxidase, chloroplastic, producing MAHSAAITSAPSYSLTALSFTTTYSSPSAIFLAKPSWNPKILHLRSRPPVRAAVSIEKETPEAHRPDTFLRESDDQAHSSSSSSSVRARFEKMIREAQDTVCTALEAADGGANFKEDVWSRPGGGGGISRVLQDGAVWEKAGVNVSVVYGVMPPEAYRAAKAAASPDEKPGPIPFFAAGISSVLHPKNPFAPTLHFNYRYFETDAPKDAPGAPRQWWFGGGTDLTPAYIFEEDVKHFHSTQKKACDKFNPDFYPRFKKWCDDYFYIKHRGERRGLGGIFFDDLNDYDQEMLLSFATECANSVIPAYIPIIERRKDLPFTEQQKAWQQLRRGRYVEFNLVYDRGTTFGLKTGGRIESILVSLPLTARWEYDHKPEEGSEEWKLLDACINPKEWV from the exons ATGGCTCATTCTGCAGCAATTACGTCAGCTCCTTCTTACTCTCTAACTGCACTCTCCTTCACTACTACATACTCTTCTCCATCTGCAATATTCCTCGCTAAGCCCTCATGGAACCCCAAAATCCTCCATCTCCGGAGCAGACCACCAGTCAGAGCTGCCGTCTCCATCGAGAAAGAGACGCCAGAAGCCCACCGTCCAGACACCTTTCTCAGAGAATCCGACGATCAGGCccattcttcttcctcctcctcttctgtaAGGGCCCGCTTCGAGAAGATGATTAGAGAAGCTCAGGACACCGTCTGCACCGCCCTTGAGGCCGCCGACGGCGGGGCCAACTTCAAGGAGGACGTTTGGTCCAGGCCCGGCGGCGGTGGCGGCATCAGCAGGGTTCTCCAGGACGGCGCCGTTTGGGAGAAGGCTGGAGTTAATGTCTCCGTTGTTTACGGCGTCATGCCGCCAGAAGCTTACCGCGCTGCAAAAGCCGCCGCTTCTCCTGACGAGAAGCCTGGTCCTATCCCTTTCTTCGCCGCTGGAATCAGCTCC GTTTTGCATCCGAAGAACCCATTTGCTCCAACCTTACATTTCAATTATCGCTATTTTGAAACTGATGCTCCTAAAG ATGCTCCCGGAGCACCTAGGCAGTGGTGGTTTGGCGGGGGGACTGACTTGACTCCTGCTTACATTTTCGAGGAGGATGTTAAACACTTCCATTCG ACTCAAAAAAAGGCTTGTGACAAGTTTAATCCTGATTTTTACCCCCGCTTCAAGAAATGGTGTGACGACTACTTCTATATCAAG CATCGAGGTGAAAGGCGAGGACTTGGAGGAATATTTTTTGATGATCTGAATGACTACGATCAGGAGATGCTTCTTTCCTTCGCGACTG AATGTGCAAACTCTGTTATTCCTGCATATATTCCTATCATAGAGAGAAGGAAGGATTTGCCCTTTACAGAGCAGCAGAAAGCATGGCAACAATTGAGAAGGGGACGATACGTTGAATTCAATTTG GTATACGATAGGGGTACCACATTTGGGCTTAAAACAGGAGGCAGAATAGAGAGTATTCTTGTATCTCTCCCACTGACTGCTCGATGGGAATATGATCAT AAACCAGAGGAGGGAAGTGAAGAATGGAAACTCTTGGATGCCTGCATCAACCCCAAGGAGTGGGTGTAA
- the LOC107609729 gene encoding N-alpha-acetyltransferase 50 has product MCHAYSPPPRHSTCVSLVVLFLLIPKLHSAPSQIQTLFRMGAGREVSISLDGVRDKNLMQLKKLNIALFPVRYNEKYYADALASGEFTKLAYYSDICVGAIACRLEKKENGGQIRVYIMTLGVLAPYRGLGIGTKLLNHVLDLCSKQNISEVYLHVQTNNEDAINFYKKFGFEITETIQNYYTNITPPDCYVLTRQTVQSPTKK; this is encoded by the exons ATGTGTCACGCTTATTCTCCACCGCCACGCCACTCCACTTGTGTTTCTCTGGTGGTGCTGTTCCTTCTGATTCCGAAGCTACACTCAGCCCCTTCTCAGATTCAAACTCTTTTCAG AATGGGAGCTGGGCGTGAAGTCTCAATCTCACTCGACGGAGTCAGGGACAAGAACCTAATGCAGCTCAAGAAGCTCAACATAGCTCTTTTCCCTGTTCGTTACAATGAAAAATACTATGCCGATGCACTTGCTTCCGGTGAATTCACTAAACTAG CATACTACAGTGACATATGTGTTGGTGCAATTGCATGCCGGCTTGAGAAGAAGGAAAATGGGGGACAAATCCGGGTTTACATTATGACTTTAGGTGTTTTGGCACCTTACCGTGGGCTTGGTATTG GAACAAAGCTCTTGAATCATGTACTTGATCTTTGCTCCAAGCAAAACATTTCTGAGGTTTACTTGCATGTGCAGACAAATAACGAAGATGCCATAAACTTTTATAAGAAATTTGGGTTTGAAATCACAGAAACAATCCAGAACTATTATACAAACATCACACCACCAGACTGCTATGTTCTTACGAGGCAGACAGTTCAGAGCCCAACAAAGAAATAG
- the LOC107609123 gene encoding chlorophyll a-b binding protein 8, chloroplastic, whose product MAAQALVSSSSLTFSGEAARQSFGSRPNGFSKRASFLVRASSTPPVKQGADRPLWFASKQSLSYLDGSLPGDYGFDPLGLSDPEGTGGFIEPRWLAYGEIINGRYAMLGAVGAIAPEILGKAGLIPEETALPWFKTGVIPPAGTYNYWADPYTLFVLEMALMGFAEHRRFQDWAKPGSMGKQYFLGLEKGLGGSGDPAYPGGPFFNPLGFGKDEKSLKDLKLKEVKNGRLAMLAILGYFVQGLVTGVGPYQNLLDHLADPVHNNVLTSLKFH is encoded by the exons ATGGCTGCACAAGCTCTGGTATCATCTTCATCTCTTACCTTCTCAGGCGAGGCTGCCAGGCAGAGCTTTGGATCAAGACCCAATGGATTCTCCAAAAGGGCCTCCTTCTTAGTCAGGGCGTCTTCCACTCCACCTGTCAAG CAAGGAGCAGACAGACCCTTGTGGTTTGCATCAAAACAGTCTCTCTCTTACTTGGATGGCAG CCTCCCCGGTGACTATGGATTTGATCCACTTGGACTTTCAGACCCTGAAGGAACAGGAGGGTTCATTGAGCCAAGATGGCTGGCATACGGAGAGATCATCAACGGTCGTTACGCAATGTTGGGTGCAGTCGGTGCCATAGCACCCGAGATTCTTGGCAAGGCTGGTCTGATACCGGAGGAGACAGCACTGCCATGGTTCAAGACCGGTGTGATCCCACCTGCAGGAACATACAACTACTGGGCAGACCCTTATACACTCTTTGTCTTGGAGATGGCACTCATGGGATTTGCAGAGCACAGAAGGTTCCAAGATTGGGCCAAACCTGGCTCCATGGGAAAGCAATACTTCTTAGGACTGGAGAAGGGTCTTGGAGGTTCCGGTGACCCAGCTTACCCCGGAGGACCTTTCTTCAACCCCCTTGGTTTTGGcaaggatgagaaatccttgaagGATTTGAAGCTCAAGGAAGTGAAGAATGGGAGGTTGGCCATGTTAGCAATCTTGGGTTACTTTGTTCAAGGTCTTGTGACAGGAGTTGGCCCTTACCAAAACCTCCTTGATCATCTGGCTGATCCCGTGCACAACAACGTATTGACCAGTCTTAAGTTCCACTAA